Proteins encoded together in one Nostoc sp. PCC 7524 window:
- a CDS encoding DUF4351 domain-containing protein gives MADYDNLCKILAETYPRDFARWLLNQEPQKISILKTELSIEPIRADAVTFLQTENRLLHLEFQTTIKSRTPIALRMLDYYVRLTRKYQVPVTQVVIFLQETRDEIAFTTEYISEVTTHRYRVIRMWEQDSAIFLGNLALLPLAPLTRTDSAQVLLSQVAQEIAKIPDIETRRNTAAYTEILAGLKFEKDLIHQLLSEEMMQESVIYQDILQKGEKQGEKKGERKEALRFLQRLLSRRFGEIDSSIIEQLRILSTEQLEVLGEEFLDFANVSDLVAWLEQNS, from the coding sequence ATGGCTGACTATGATAATCTGTGTAAAATCCTCGCCGAAACTTATCCCCGTGATTTTGCGCGGTGGCTATTAAATCAAGAACCACAAAAGATTAGTATCCTCAAAACCGAATTGAGTATCGAACCCATACGCGCTGATGCTGTGACATTTCTGCAAACAGAAAATCGCCTTTTACACCTAGAATTTCAAACTACAATTAAATCCCGAACACCAATTGCTTTGCGAATGCTTGATTACTACGTCAGATTAACTCGTAAATATCAAGTTCCAGTGACACAGGTAGTGATTTTCTTGCAAGAAACAAGGGACGAAATCGCTTTTACCACAGAATATATCAGCGAAGTCACCACCCACCGATATCGAGTCATCCGAATGTGGGAACAAGATTCAGCAATATTTTTAGGCAATTTGGCACTATTACCGTTAGCACCGTTGACACGAACAGATTCAGCCCAAGTGTTGTTATCCCAGGTAGCACAGGAAATTGCTAAAATTCCAGATATCGAGACGAGAAGAAATACAGCAGCTTACACAGAGATTTTAGCAGGGTTGAAGTTTGAAAAAGATTTGATTCATCAATTATTGAGCGAGGAAATGATGCAAGAGTCAGTCATTTATCAGGATATTTTGCAAAAAGGTGAGAAACAAGGAGAAAAAAAAGGGGAACGAAAGGAAGCCTTGCGTTTCTTACAGCGTTTATTAAGTCGGCGATTTGGGGAAATAGATTCATCAATAATTGAGCAGTTGCGGATTTTATCTACTGAACAGTTAGAAGTATTGGGAGAAGAGTTTTTAGATTTTGCTAATGTGTCTGATTTAGTAGCTTGGCTGGAGCAGAATAGTTAG
- a CDS encoding TldD/PmbA family protein, with protein sequence MGSENLSQDTLAEQLLELAIKSGAEAAEVYQSRSLSRPVFFEANRLKQLETSQSEGTALRLWCNGCPGLTVAYGAVEPHVMVEKAIALSRLNLAEPVELVSNSQPSYPDLGQAVPIEVLVNWGKEAIAIIRDAYPDVLCNSDWECDVETTRLVNSQGLDCYYSDTTLSCYMSAEWVRGDDFLSVSDGQTQRDILEPEKLAQQILQRLIWAKENVPSPNGRLPILFTSKAADMLWGTAQAALNGKRVLESASPWAERIGKPVIASSLTLYQDPLAGPYSCPFDDEGTPTTPLVFVENGILKHYYCDRTTGRKLDTGTTGNGFRPSLGSYPTPGLFNFLIQPGTVSLAQLIQNMDDGLIVDQMLGGSGGISGDFSINIELGYRVRKGEVIGRIKDTMVAGNIYTALKEVELGSDADWNGSCYTPSLIVEGLSTTGRN encoded by the coding sequence ATGGGTTCTGAAAATTTGTCACAGGATACACTAGCAGAACAGCTACTGGAACTAGCCATCAAATCAGGAGCGGAAGCAGCTGAGGTGTATCAGTCGCGATCGCTTTCTCGTCCGGTGTTTTTTGAGGCTAACCGACTCAAGCAGCTAGAAACCAGTCAATCTGAAGGCACAGCACTGCGGCTATGGTGCAATGGTTGTCCAGGACTCACGGTAGCTTATGGTGCTGTGGAACCTCACGTTATGGTGGAAAAAGCAATCGCTTTGAGTCGGCTAAATCTAGCCGAACCAGTAGAATTGGTGAGCAATTCTCAGCCATCTTACCCAGATTTAGGTCAAGCTGTACCTATAGAAGTGTTGGTTAATTGGGGTAAAGAAGCGATCGCTATAATCCGCGATGCTTATCCAGATGTTCTCTGTAATAGTGACTGGGAATGTGATGTTGAAACCACAAGATTGGTAAATAGTCAAGGTTTAGATTGCTATTACAGCGATACGACTTTGAGCTGTTATATGTCAGCCGAGTGGGTACGGGGTGATGATTTTCTGAGTGTTTCCGATGGTCAAACTCAGCGTGATATTCTCGAACCAGAAAAATTAGCCCAGCAAATTTTACAGAGATTGATTTGGGCTAAAGAAAATGTCCCTTCCCCTAATGGCCGCCTACCGATTTTATTCACGTCTAAAGCAGCTGATATGCTGTGGGGAACAGCCCAAGCCGCTTTAAATGGCAAGCGAGTGTTAGAGTCAGCCTCCCCTTGGGCAGAACGCATAGGTAAACCAGTCATTGCTTCTAGTCTTACCCTTTATCAAGATCCCTTAGCAGGGCCTTACAGTTGCCCTTTTGACGATGAAGGTACACCAACTACACCCTTAGTGTTTGTTGAAAACGGCATTTTAAAGCATTATTATTGCGATCGCACCACCGGACGTAAGCTAGATACTGGTACAACAGGCAATGGCTTCCGTCCTAGTTTAGGTAGCTATCCCACCCCCGGCTTATTTAATTTTCTCATTCAGCCTGGTACAGTTTCACTAGCACAGTTAATCCAAAACATGGATGATGGCTTAATTGTCGATCAGATGCTGGGTGGCAGTGGTGGTATTTCTGGCGACTTTTCCATCAACATTGAATTAGGTTATCGCGTCCGAAAAGGTGAAGTAATCGGACGTATTAAAGATACGATGGTGGCAGGTAACATCTACACTGCTCTCAAAGAAGTAGAATTAGGTAGTGATGCTGACTGGAACGGTTCTTGTTACACTCCTTCTTTGATAGTTGAAGGACTATCGACAACGGGGAGGAATTGA
- a CDS encoding tyrosine-type recombinase/integrase: MKNNRNGQSAVLSDVDYSKIRKQIQSRKYKLLLDLAWYTGERWGALVQLTIADCYNPDGTPRSEITFKANTRKASPDGKRQTRQVPVHPVLAESLQNYTTENSVWMFPSREGDKPISIRWADKILRAAVSRAGLDAKGISTHSTRRTFITKLHSAGVDLYTIQRITGHRDLKCLGRYVEISADRIKGAINSL, translated from the coding sequence ATGAAAAATAATCGTAACGGACAATCGGCTGTATTGTCAGATGTTGATTATTCTAAAATACGCAAGCAAATTCAAAGTAGAAAATACAAATTACTGCTAGACCTTGCTTGGTACACAGGAGAAAGATGGGGAGCTTTAGTACAGCTGACTATTGCTGATTGCTACAACCCAGATGGAACTCCCAGGAGTGAAATTACTTTCAAGGCTAATACTCGCAAAGCTAGCCCTGACGGTAAACGCCAAACCCGTCAAGTTCCGGTGCATCCTGTTTTGGCTGAATCTTTGCAGAATTACACCACTGAAAATTCAGTTTGGATGTTTCCCAGCCGGGAAGGTGATAAGCCCATCAGTATTAGATGGGCAGATAAAATCTTGCGCGCAGCTGTCTCGCGGGCTGGACTGGATGCTAAAGGAATTAGCACCCACAGCACCCGCCGCACTTTTATCACCAAGTTACACAGCGCAGGTGTTGACCTTTACACCATACAGCGAATCACTGGCCATCGTGATTTGAAATGTTTGGGACGTTATGTGGAAATTTCGGCCGATCGCATTAAGGGAGCTATCAATTCACTATGA
- a CDS encoding glycosyltransferase has product MGAFILGITLLSLLIWLGLLTLRGQFWRVDQQLETVEPVLKSLPTVCAVVPARNEAELLPMTMRSLLLQDYPGEFHIFLVDDHSTDGTAAFAEGVAHAVDRAKQLQIIPSASLPPGWSGKLWAVEQGIQNAKTLSPDYFFLTDADIEHDVNNLRRLVAKAEQENLDLASVMVKLRCQSFWEKLLIPAFVFFFQKLYPFRWVNNPKKKTAAAAGGCILIRATALEQIGGIQVIRQALIDDCALAQAVKGTGDWRLGIGDWRQSRVTPPSPPTPSQKIWLGLSSLTRSLRPYPSLQTIWDMVARTAYTQLNYSPWLLLGTVAAMTLIYLLPPVSFIIGVLLSNQLIALTGLCTWLLMTLAYFPTIRFYRCSPMFAFSLPAIAFLYTLMTIDSALRHWQGRGGAWKGRVYPG; this is encoded by the coding sequence ATGGGTGCATTTATCTTGGGAATAACATTATTATCTTTATTGATTTGGTTGGGATTGTTAACTTTGCGGGGGCAGTTTTGGCGGGTAGATCAGCAACTTGAGACGGTTGAACCTGTATTAAAATCCTTACCTACGGTGTGTGCAGTAGTTCCGGCGCGTAATGAGGCGGAATTGTTACCGATGACCATGCGATCGCTTTTACTGCAAGACTACCCTGGTGAGTTTCATATCTTCTTAGTAGATGATCATAGTACAGATGGTACAGCCGCCTTTGCTGAAGGTGTTGCCCACGCTGTAGATAGAGCCAAACAATTACAAATTATCCCTAGCGCATCCCTACCCCCTGGTTGGTCTGGTAAACTCTGGGCAGTTGAACAAGGCATTCAAAACGCTAAAACATTATCACCTGATTATTTTTTCCTCACTGATGCCGATATTGAACATGATGTCAATAATCTGCGGCGACTGGTTGCTAAAGCTGAACAAGAAAATTTAGATTTAGCTTCAGTCATGGTAAAACTCAGATGTCAAAGCTTCTGGGAAAAACTGTTAATCCCTGCATTCGTGTTTTTCTTTCAAAAACTCTACCCCTTTCGTTGGGTAAATAACCCCAAAAAGAAAACTGCGGCGGCGGCTGGAGGTTGTATTTTAATTCGCGCCACAGCCTTAGAACAAATCGGCGGTATCCAAGTCATCCGCCAAGCTTTAATTGATGACTGCGCTTTGGCTCAAGCTGTTAAGGGGACTGGGGATTGGCGATTGGGGATTGGCGACTGGAGACAAAGTAGAGTCACTCCCCCATCTCCCCCCACTCCCTCCCAAAAAATCTGGCTCGGCTTGAGTTCCCTAACGCGCAGCCTGCGTCCTTATCCATCTCTGCAAACAATTTGGGATATGGTGGCGCGGACTGCATACACGCAATTAAATTATTCTCCTTGGTTACTGTTGGGAACTGTGGCGGCGATGACTTTGATTTATTTGCTTCCGCCTGTGAGTTTTATCATAGGTGTATTGTTGAGTAATCAATTAATTGCACTCACAGGTTTATGCACATGGTTATTGATGACTTTGGCTTACTTCCCGACGATTCGTTTTTATAGATGTTCACCTATGTTTGCTTTTAGTTTACCTGCGATCGCATTTCTCTACACCCTGATGACAATAGATTCTGCATTACGTCATTGGCAAGGACGCGGCGGCGCGTGGAAAGGTAGAGTTTATCCAGGATAA
- a CDS encoding Tab2/Atab2 family RNA-binding protein, translating to MGSIWEIDFYSRPILDENQKKVWEVLVCESPLDIRTNLDSLFRYAQYCPSTQVNSGWLRTALQEAIDKAGEAPIKIRFFRRQMNNMITKACQDLGIPALSSRRTLVLNQWLEQRMIEVYPQEPGYQGGANPSVRLENPLPQRLPDALEGQKWVFVSLSAAELAEMPEWDIGFREAFPLELAQLSPETRIPGVLIFSPRALPVAGWMSGLELAFLRVDQSQGTRLVLETGTAESWILANIKNSTTLAEAQGFEAAKQNANGVHFIGVQSDPQAEAFAGFWLLQEVNLP from the coding sequence ATGGGCAGTATTTGGGAAATAGATTTTTACTCCCGTCCGATTTTGGACGAAAATCAAAAAAAAGTTTGGGAAGTCTTAGTCTGTGAAAGTCCCTTAGATATCCGCACAAACTTAGATTCTTTATTCCGCTATGCACAATATTGTCCTAGTACACAGGTAAACTCAGGCTGGTTACGGACAGCCTTACAGGAAGCTATCGATAAAGCCGGGGAAGCACCAATTAAAATTCGCTTTTTCCGTCGCCAAATGAATAATATGATTACCAAAGCTTGCCAAGACTTGGGCATTCCGGCTCTGTCTAGTCGTCGGACTTTGGTACTCAATCAATGGCTAGAGCAACGCATGATAGAGGTGTATCCTCAAGAACCTGGCTATCAAGGAGGGGCAAATCCCTCGGTGCGGCTAGAAAATCCCTTACCTCAAAGATTACCTGATGCTTTAGAAGGGCAAAAATGGGTATTTGTCTCCTTGTCGGCGGCGGAATTAGCAGAAATGCCAGAGTGGGATATTGGCTTTAGGGAAGCTTTTCCCCTAGAGTTGGCGCAATTATCACCCGAAACCCGCATCCCTGGCGTGTTAATTTTTTCACCCAGAGCCTTACCTGTAGCTGGGTGGATGTCGGGTTTAGAGTTGGCGTTTTTGAGAGTTGATCAAAGTCAAGGAACGAGACTTGTTTTAGAAACAGGTACTGCGGAAAGTTGGATTTTAGCCAATATCAAAAATTCCACCACATTAGCAGAAGCCCAAGGATTTGAAGCAGCCAAGCAAAATGCCAACGGAGTACATTTTATAGGTGTGCAATCTGATCCCCAAGCGGAAGCTTTCGCTGGATTTTGGCTATTACAAGAGGTTAATTTGCCTTAG
- a CDS encoding chloride channel protein: MHFRSWLQPRKGLAIAEACIIGVVAALSAVCLKVGSGSLGALRVQSSHVLPAWVALPLVGVSFGFLAGWLVQRLAPQAAGSGIPQVKATLANVPTKLSWRVALVKLLTAIITLGSGMTLGRQGPTVQVGAALAGGMSRLVPTSPDHRRQMIAAGAGAGLAAAFNAPIAGVLFIIEELLQDLSGLTLGTAIIASFIGGVVSRLLGGGSFDLSIQLMDYSSQFYLPEIPFFLLLGVLAGILGALFNRGLIFSIKFYRSLHISLPLRMALAGLVSGLVVSFLPASFRDYTGLREYIITGDIKPTIAAIAFISQFILTLVAFGSGAPGGLFAPSLILGSVLGHLVGVLSQQVLHQGSPITYALAGMGGFFCAVSKVPITAIVIVFEMTTDFNLVLPLMIVAVTAYLVADKVFPGSLYEKLLQLNGITLSKTVSVEGVVSKLTAKDVMQQRVETLDADMTLEEATQAFSRSHHRGFPVVDNNRLVGIVTQSDLTKIQNRHLQKDTALKEIMTANPMTVTPLHNLSNVLYLLDRYELSRLPVVEGRKLIGIITRADIIRAEADHLNCKNAIPGPQPEPSYVVYQTRSPSIGRGRLLVPVANPETAETLLQMAAAIARDRHYEIECVQVILVSRHSSPAETPVRTTKSRRLLRQAEVLAKKWHIPLHTQIRVAHDTAQAILETINERHIDLILMGWKGNTSTPGRIFGNVVDTIIRQATCDVVLVKLGSSPQPPVPSPQSPVPSPQFNRWLVPMAGGPNAILAIKLLPALVTLGEHPQICLTRVFKPLEFKPDMQVIEQAIRQLMRRRQLASTVVATPVQADSVAEGVINLVENEGFDVVVLGASRDGLLQQAIKGNIPEAIASGVDSTVILVRGAIDT, from the coding sequence ATGCACTTTCGTAGCTGGTTGCAGCCAAGAAAGGGTTTAGCGATCGCAGAAGCTTGTATTATCGGGGTTGTGGCTGCCTTATCGGCGGTATGCTTGAAGGTGGGTTCGGGTTCCCTGGGAGCGTTACGGGTTCAGAGTTCCCATGTTTTACCGGCTTGGGTGGCACTACCTCTAGTTGGGGTAAGTTTTGGGTTTTTGGCTGGCTGGTTGGTACAAAGGTTAGCACCCCAAGCGGCTGGTAGTGGTATCCCTCAAGTCAAGGCAACTCTGGCAAATGTTCCGACGAAATTATCTTGGCGGGTAGCATTAGTGAAGCTACTCACTGCTATTATTACCCTTGGTTCAGGGATGACTTTGGGTAGGCAGGGGCCGACAGTGCAGGTGGGGGCAGCATTGGCGGGGGGTATGAGTCGCTTAGTACCTACTTCTCCTGATCATCGGCGGCAAATGATTGCGGCTGGTGCAGGTGCGGGCTTGGCAGCAGCGTTTAATGCTCCCATTGCTGGTGTACTATTTATTATTGAAGAATTACTGCAAGATTTATCCGGGCTAACCTTGGGTACTGCCATTATTGCCTCATTTATTGGTGGGGTGGTGTCGCGGCTGTTGGGTGGTGGCAGTTTTGATTTAAGTATTCAATTGATGGACTATTCCAGCCAATTCTACTTGCCAGAAATTCCCTTTTTTTTGCTGTTGGGTGTGTTGGCGGGGATACTGGGAGCTTTATTTAACCGGGGCTTAATTTTTAGTATCAAATTTTATCGCAGTTTGCACATCAGCTTACCCTTGCGGATGGCGTTGGCTGGTTTAGTTTCCGGATTAGTTGTGTCTTTTTTACCTGCATCTTTCCGCGACTATACTGGCTTACGAGAGTATATCATTACTGGTGATATCAAACCTACCATTGCCGCGATCGCTTTTATTTCTCAGTTTATCCTCACCTTAGTAGCCTTTGGTTCTGGCGCGCCTGGAGGGTTATTTGCTCCCAGTCTGATTTTAGGTTCAGTTTTGGGTCACTTGGTAGGCGTGTTGTCTCAGCAAGTTTTACATCAAGGTTCTCCCATTACCTATGCTTTAGCGGGGATGGGAGGATTTTTCTGTGCCGTTTCTAAAGTCCCAATCACCGCCATTGTAATTGTCTTTGAGATGACCACCGATTTTAATCTGGTGCTACCTTTGATGATTGTGGCGGTGACGGCTTATTTAGTTGCAGATAAAGTCTTTCCTGGTTCATTGTATGAAAAACTATTGCAACTCAATGGCATCACCTTGAGTAAAACAGTTTCCGTAGAAGGAGTTGTCAGCAAATTAACAGCTAAAGATGTCATGCAGCAACGGGTAGAAACTCTCGACGCAGACATGACTTTAGAGGAAGCCACACAAGCCTTTTCTAGATCCCATCATCGCGGTTTTCCGGTAGTAGACAATAACAGACTGGTAGGAATTGTTACCCAATCAGATTTAACAAAAATCCAAAATCGCCACTTACAAAAAGATACTGCTTTAAAAGAGATTATGACCGCCAATCCCATGACGGTAACACCTCTGCACAATTTAAGTAATGTCTTGTATTTACTGGATAGATATGAACTCAGTCGCTTACCAGTAGTTGAAGGGAGAAAATTGATTGGGATTATCACCCGTGCAGACATTATCCGCGCTGAAGCAGATCATCTGAACTGTAAAAACGCTATTCCAGGGCCACAACCAGAACCTTCCTATGTAGTTTACCAGACGCGATCGCCTAGTATTGGCAGAGGTAGATTATTAGTTCCTGTAGCCAACCCCGAAACCGCAGAGACACTATTACAAATGGCAGCCGCCATTGCCCGCGATCGCCATTATGAAATAGAATGCGTCCAAGTTATCCTAGTGTCCCGCCACAGTTCCCCCGCCGAAACCCCAGTCAGAACCACCAAAAGTCGCCGCCTCCTCAGACAAGCAGAAGTCTTAGCCAAAAAATGGCACATTCCCCTACACACTCAAATTCGCGTCGCCCACGACACCGCCCAAGCCATTTTAGAAACCATCAACGAACGCCACATAGACTTAATTCTCATGGGCTGGAAAGGTAACACCTCCACCCCCGGAAGAATTTTCGGCAATGTTGTAGACACCATCATCCGTCAAGCCACCTGTGATGTAGTCCTAGTAAAACTAGGTAGCAGTCCCCAGCCCCCAGTCCCCAGTCCCCAGTCCCCAGTCCCCAGTCCCCAATTCAACCGTTGGCTAGTCCCAATGGCTGGAGGCCCCAACGCCATACTAGCCATTAAATTATTACCAGCTTTAGTCACTTTGGGAGAACACCCGCAGATTTGTTTGACGCGGGTGTTTAAACCATTAGAATTTAAGCCTGATATGCAAGTGATTGAACAAGCCATCCGTCAATTGATGCGTCGCCGTCAATTGGCGAGTACAGTGGTTGCAACCCCAGTACAAGCTGATTCTGTAGCTGAGGGAGTAATTAACTTAGTAGAAAATGAAGGCTTTGATGTGGTGGTTTTGGGTGCTTCCCGTGACGGCTTATTGCAACAGGCCATCAAAGGTAATATACCAGAAGCGATCGCCTCCGGTGTGGATAGTACAGTAATTTTAGTCAGAGGGGCAATTGACACTTAG
- a CDS encoding IS110 family transposase — protein sequence MTNELTILGIDVSKSSVTCHILTQYPKGGLQNYWNKTRNKLSSLYPAFYSNPDAKKKQKSAFDFADYLTEIKPDYAILEPTGNHYSRLWASILKKLEVKILWVGHVELRRYRGGKNLPNKSDPADALAMAAYGHDPDHRLETGELNMRYFLMHRPEPIDELRDLCQQLEHLNRVQSPIMNYARQLLAWQFPEVAQSKSSSYKPGFVPPLWGWLAGSSEISPGGKTRMDNRYQKSIAQDYGIEIDPILKLHAQWMCDISLYEQHLEVKISEMLTDSAFKPYMNVFDQFGFGLRVRSRLLTRIYPFESFLGVDGRPLIEYEVREVKKTERDRKNGETIVKRLAGETKRIKRNRSRDTFKMRLGMGTVLEQSGDGLIEKASGSSLCRISLWQYVLTAVETGRLPSNHLTKELIDYRDSLKSNVSERGEKLLGGKHIQEKLMSKVVNLLFDELCKTFRPNERL from the coding sequence ATGACAAATGAATTAACAATTCTAGGAATTGATGTTAGTAAATCAAGCGTAACCTGTCACATTTTAACACAGTATCCTAAAGGCGGATTGCAGAACTATTGGAATAAAACAAGAAATAAATTGTCAAGTTTATATCCTGCTTTTTATTCCAATCCAGATGCTAAGAAGAAGCAAAAATCAGCTTTTGATTTTGCAGATTACCTAACAGAAATTAAGCCTGATTATGCCATCCTAGAACCGACCGGAAATCACTACTCAAGGTTATGGGCTTCTATTCTCAAAAAGCTAGAAGTAAAAATTCTGTGGGTTGGTCACGTTGAATTGCGGCGTTATCGCGGTGGTAAAAACCTACCGAATAAAAGTGACCCCGCAGATGCTTTGGCTATGGCCGCTTATGGGCATGACCCAGACCATCGATTAGAAACAGGGGAATTAAACATGAGATACTTTCTCATGCACCGCCCAGAACCAATTGATGAGCTACGGGATTTGTGTCAACAGCTCGAACACCTTAACCGTGTTCAATCGCCAATCATGAATTACGCCCGTCAGCTTTTGGCTTGGCAATTCCCGGAGGTGGCGCAGTCTAAAAGCTCAAGTTATAAGCCTGGATTTGTCCCTCCGTTATGGGGATGGTTAGCTGGTAGTAGTGAAATTTCCCCAGGTGGTAAAACCAGGATGGATAATCGCTATCAAAAATCCATTGCTCAAGACTATGGAATTGAGATTGACCCAATTTTAAAATTACACGCTCAATGGATGTGTGATATTTCACTTTATGAGCAGCACCTAGAGGTGAAAATTAGTGAAATGCTGACTGATTCAGCATTTAAGCCTTACATGAACGTGTTTGATCAATTTGGTTTTGGCTTGCGAGTGCGATCGCGATTACTCACCAGGATTTACCCATTCGAGTCATTTTTAGGGGTTGATGGCCGGCCCCTCATTGAGTACGAGGTTAGGGAAGTCAAAAAGACTGAGCGCGATCGTAAAAATGGAGAAACCATTGTTAAACGACTCGCTGGGGAAACCAAACGCATCAAACGCAACCGCAGCCGCGACACCTTCAAAATGCGCCTAGGGATGGGAACAGTTTTAGAACAGTCAGGTGATGGACTAATTGAAAAAGCTAGCGGTTCTTCACTTTGTCGGATCAGCTTGTGGCAGTATGTGTTAACTGCTGTAGAAACTGGCAGACTCCCCAGCAACCATTTAACCAAAGAATTAATTGATTACCGCGATTCGCTTAAATCTAACGTCAGTGAACGAGGGGAAAAGCTTTTGGGTGGTAAGCACATACAAGAAAAATTAATGAGCAAAGTCGTCAATTTGCTGTTTGATGAATTGTGTAAAACCTTTCGCCCCAATGAAAGGTTATAA
- a CDS encoding DUF4351 domain-containing protein, with the protein MADYDNLCKILAETYPRDFARWLLNQEPQKISILKTELSIEPIRADAVTFLQTDNRLLHLEFQTTIKSRTPIALRMLDYYVRLTRKYQVPVTQVVIFLQETRDEIAFTTEYISEVTTHRYQVIRMWEQDSAIFLGNLALLPLAPLTRTDSAQVLLSQVAQEIAKIPDIETRRNTAAYTEILAGLKFEKDLIHQLLSEDIMQESVIYQDILHKGEQKEALRFLQRQLTRRFGEIDSSIIEQMRVLSTEQLEVLGEEFLDFVNVSDLVAWLEQNISN; encoded by the coding sequence ATGGCTGACTATGATAATCTGTGTAAAATCCTCGCCGAAACCTACCCCCGTGATTTTGCGCGGTGGCTATTAAATCAAGAACCACAAAAGATTAGTATCCTCAAAACCGAATTGAGTATCGAACCCATACGCGCTGATGCTGTGACATTTCTGCAAACAGACAATCGCCTTTTACACCTAGAATTTCAAACTACAATTAAATCCCGAACACCAATTGCTTTACGAATGCTTGATTACTACGTCAGATTAACTCGTAAATATCAAGTTCCAGTGACACAGGTAGTGATTTTCTTGCAAGAAACAAGGGACGAAATCGCTTTTACCACAGAATATATCAGCGAAGTCACCACCCACCGATATCAAGTCATCCGAATGTGGGAACAAGATTCAGCAATATTTTTAGGTAATTTGGCACTATTACCGTTAGCACCGTTGACACGAACAGATTCAGCCCAAGTGTTGTTATCCCAGGTAGCACAGGAAATTGCTAAAATTCCAGATATCGAGACGAGAAGAAATACAGCAGCTTACACAGAGATTTTAGCAGGGTTGAAGTTTGAAAAAGATTTGATTCATCAATTATTGAGCGAGGATATTATGCAAGAGTCAGTCATTTATCAGGATATTTTGCACAAGGGTGAACAAAAGGAAGCCTTGCGTTTTTTGCAGCGTCAGTTAACTCGGCGATTTGGAGAAATAGATTCATCAATAATTGAGCAGATGCGGGTTTTATCTACTGAACAGTTAGAAGTATTGGGAGAAGAGTTTTTAGATTTTGTTAATGTGTCTGATTTAGTAGCTTGGCTGGAGCAGAATATTAGCAATTGA
- a CDS encoding DUF4351 domain-containing protein, translating into MADYDNLCKILVETYPRDFARWLLNQEPQKITILKTELSIEPIRADAVTFLQTENRLLHLEFQTTIKSRTPIALRMLDYYVRLTRKYQVPVTQVVIFLQETRDEIAFTTEYISEVTTHRYRVIRMWEQDSAIFLGNLALLPLAPLTRTDSAQVLLSQVAQEIAKIPDIETRRNTAAYTEILAGLKFEKDLIRQLLSEDIMQESVIYQDILHKGEQKEAFRFLQRLLSRRFGEIDSSIIEQLRVLSTEQLEVLGEEFLDFANVSDLVVWLEQNISN; encoded by the coding sequence ATGGCTGACTATGATAATCTGTGTAAAATCCTGGTCGAAACATATCCCCGTGATTTTGCGCGGTGGCTATTAAATCAAGAACCGCAAAAGATTACCATCCTCAAAACCGAATTGAGTATCGAACCCATACGCGCTGATGCTGTGACATTTCTGCAAACAGAAAATCGCCTTTTACACCTAGAATTTCAAACTACAATTAAATCCCGAACACCAATTGCTTTACGAATGCTTGATTACTACGTCAGATTAACTCGTAAATATCAAGTTCCAGTGACACAGGTAGTGATTTTCTTGCAAGAAACAAGGGACGAAATCGCTTTTACCACAGAATATATCAGCGAAGTCACCACCCACCGATATCGAGTCATCCGAATGTGGGAACAAGATTCAGCAATATTTTTAGGCAATTTGGCACTATTACCGTTAGCACCGTTGACACGAACAGATTCAGCCCAAGTGTTGTTATCCCAAGTAGCACAGGAAATTGCTAAAATTCCAGATATCGAGACGAGAAGAAATACAGCAGCTTACACAGAGATTTTAGCAGGATTGAAGTTTGAAAAAGATTTGATTCGTCAATTACTGAGCGAGGATATTATGCAAGAGTCAGTCATTTATCAGGATATTTTGCACAAGGGAGAACAAAAAGAAGCCTTTCGTTTCTTACAGCGTTTATTAAGTCGGCGATTTGGGGAAATAGATTCATCAATAATTGAGCAGTTGCGGGTTTTATCTACTGAACAGTTAGAAGTATTGGGAGAAGAGTTTTTAGATTTTGCTAATGTGTCCGATTTAGTAGTTTGGTTGGAGCAGAATATTAGCAATTGA